The following nucleotide sequence is from Armatimonadota bacterium.
GCTGAAGGGCCATGTACTGCGACCTGAGGGTGCAGCAGGGTTCTTGCAGGCATTCGGATTCCCGGTGACGGTGGCGGTCAGCGCAAAGCTGACCCTGCCCGCCTATCGCGGCGCCTTGCCCCAAGGGCCCTCTCGCCTCCTCTTAAGCAAGTCTTAATGCCCGGATAAGGCGCGGTTAACATCTCCCGCTCCCGCCCGGTCTATGGTGAAGGCAACGTGTCGTGGGCACGTCCATCCCGGAATCTAAGGAGCGATGTCAGCGGCATGGACGACCATGAGGCGGCGGTTCAGCCCCGACTGCGGGCGGGTCCAGCGCCCCGACCGTCAAGAGTCGATGGCAGGATCCTTCGTGCGCTCCCGTTAGGTGTGCTGGGTGCTGTGGCCCTGGTCGGGTTCTACATTATCGTCGTATGGCTCGGCTCAAGGTCCTGGGCGCACGCTGTCCAGCTGCTCCTGGCCGACCGCTACTACGTCGTCGCTGTGGCCCTGGGCTTTGGCATCCAGATCGGCCTGTACGCCCACGTCCGCGGGCTGTTGCGGGATTCGGCCGGACTCAGGTCCTCCACGGCCATCGCCGCCGCGGGCACCGGGACATCGACGACCTCCATGGTCGCCTGCTGCCTGCACCACGTCGCCGACGTCCTGCCGGTGGTCGGCCTCACCGGCGCGGCGGTATTTCTCTCCGACTACAAGGTCCCGCTGATCATGGTTGGACTGGCTACCAACGGCATCGGTATCGGCCTGATGGGCCGGGTCATCCGCCACCACCGCCGCACCGGCGCAGCGACAGGCTTTCACACCACGAAGCCTGCGACGGAGAAGGCTGCCCACTGCCAGACGCCGGGATAGCGGCCTGAGGGCAGCACCAACGCGGCTATGGAGCTCCTCAGCGGTCCCGCATACGCCTATGGCCTGTGGGGCTTGGTTGTGTTCAATGTCCTCCTGTGCGCGGGGAGATCTGGTGACCGACGGCCTTTACCGGTACGTGCAGCACCCGCAGTACGGCGCCCTCTTCCTCTTCACGTTCGGGCTACTGGTGCAGTGGCCAACCATCGCCACGCTGCTCATGTGGCCCGTGCTGGTTGCCGCGTACCTCCGTCTGGCCAGGCGCGAGGAGGCTGAACTGCTGGCACGATTCGGCGAGCGCTATGCTGCCTACGCGGCAGTGACGCCGCGTCTCTTCCCCCGAATGAAACTACTTTGCGTCACGGCTCGTTCACCGGGAGAGAGAAGTGCCCTTAAGGAAAACTTAAAGTCCGTCTAATCTGTCCTTAACCATGCACCTTCAGCCTCCGACTAGGATGGAGCCGGACCCTGCAGGTTGGCTCCGGGAAGGAGATGAGGGCAATGAACCGCCCGATCAAGATCGGCGCCTTCCTGGGCTGGCTGATCACATGGGTGCCGGCGAGGGTGGCTCGCGCGGTGCACTGATGGCGAGGAGCGTGAGCGGTCTGCACAGTGGGAGGAGCGCGCTCCGCGGCAGGCCGCTGCGGAAATTCGAGGTCCTCCTGCGCAGGGAGCGGGCGGAGGTGCTGGACCTCCTGGCGGCCTGGCCGGGCACCGAGACTGATCCCGTCGGCTACGGGCACACCCACCCCGCTGAGGCGGCGAGCACGCTCTACGACCGTGAAGAAGCACTGAGCGTGAAGGCCTGGCTCCTGCACCGGCTGGCTGAGATCGATGCCGCCCTTCAGCGGATTCGGGAGGGCACCTACGGCCGCTGCGAGGTATGCGGTAATCCCATCGAACGCCGGCGACTGGAGGCACTGCCCACAGCGCGCCTGCGGGTGAAGTGTCAGGAGCGGTTGGAGCGGGAGGCGCAGCGCGGGAGGCCCCAGCGTGTATGAGCTGATGGTTGAGGAGAACAAGAGGAGGCGGGGGATGCTGGCCCGTCTGAGTATTGGACCGGAGCACGA
It contains:
- a CDS encoding TraR/DksA C4-type zinc finger protein, producing the protein MSGLHSGRSALRGRPLRKFEVLLRRERAEVLDLLAAWPGTETDPVGYGHTHPAEAASTLYDREEALSVKAWLLHRLAEIDAALQRIREGTYGRCEVCGNPIERRRLEALPTARLRVKCQERLEREAQRGRPQRV
- a CDS encoding isoprenylcysteine carboxylmethyltransferase family protein, which gives rise to MSSCARGDLVTDGLYRYVQHPQYGALFLFTFGLLVQWPTIATLLMWPVLVAAYLRLARREEAELLARFGERYAAYAAVTPRLFPRMKLLCVTARSPGERSALKENLKSV